Below is a genomic region from Methanobacterium sp..
TTTCAAGTTTAATAAGGGCATTCATCTGCACTTCTTTGTTAAATTTTATATTTTTGAGTATGCCTCCAACTGTAACAAAGGTATCAACAAAAAGGTTATTTCCAGCATTTATACCTGCTTTTTGAAGTAATTTGGGAGTTTCAATGGCTCCAGCTGATAAAACAACAAGATCTGCTTTAAATATTTTATCATAGCTTTTTACTCCTTTAACTTTCATATCTTCAACTATAATCTCTGTAATGGGAGTATTATCAATAATAGTGGCCCCATATGTTTTACACTCTTCAATGAACTTTACTGTTGTCCATTTAGCGTCTTTAGGGCAGCCAAAAGAACATTTACCACAAGGTTTACAATTTTCGGGATTAATAAATTTAGGCATTTTTTTCATTTCAAATCCCAGAGATTTTGCAGCATTTATTAGTTTTATCGTTCCTTCCCCAAAATGAGAATCTGGAAGAGTTTTGACATTAAGTTCGTCTTCTATTTCCCTAAATTCCTCTTCGATGTTTATCCCCATATTTTTAAAGTATTTTTCACAGGTTCTGACTGCATTCCCCATGGTTACTGCAGTTGTTCCCCCAATACATACTGTCTGGGAAATTTCAATTCCAGTGTTAAGTACTTTATAATATTCATAGGACTTTTTCATCTTTATAAATGGCCCTTTTTCAAAAATAGTTACATCTATTCCGGATTTGGCCAGTTCTTTTGCAACGGTTGCTCCACCTGCTCCAGATCCTACAACAATAACTTTCATTTAATTTCTCCTCTAAATAAAAGTATTTAATTATTTATATGCTCTTTTAAGAGTTTTTCGGGGTTTTTGACCTTTCCTACTATTAATTTTACGTCGAGGTTTTTGTTTAAAT
It encodes:
- a CDS encoding FAD-dependent oxidoreductase; protein product: MKVIVVGSGAGGATVAKELAKSGIDVTIFEKGPFIKMKKSYEYYKVLNTGIEISQTVCIGGTTAVTMGNAVRTCEKYFKNMGINIEEEFREIEDELNVKTLPDSHFGEGTIKLINAAKSLGFEMKKMPKFINPENCKPCGKCSFGCPKDAKWTTVKFIEECKTYGATIIDNTPITEIIVEDMKVKGVKSYDKIFKADLVVLSAGAIETPKLLQKAGINAGNNLFVDTFVTVGGILKNIKFNKEVQMNALIKLENIVITPHFSGLLVEELKDFNARKKDIIGLMIKIADDPSGRVNEKVTKFSTANDVELLARGAAIAGAILIEAGVDPKTLVSTYARGAHPGGTAAIGEVVNKNLETEIKGLYVADASVFPKAPGAPPVLTIMALAKRLGKHIIKEKQ